A genomic window from Punica granatum isolate Tunisia-2019 chromosome 2, ASM765513v2, whole genome shotgun sequence includes:
- the LOC116195235 gene encoding uncharacterized protein LOC116195235, translating to MANPRRSSYSAPQATISLESAMPSSTFAQRNSLFSSSSVIHFLKKPHAIPFLLSVFLLLTWISLRLQSSSSRFSSPPHLRDSAIKWSREDDSKANLVRFPASKLVKDKRGWLVNPVSLALDSGIAGGAVSCASVHVGEIRPGGVRANHRHHTCNETFVIWGAKTKFRLEKGDVVDKAYAEVVVGADEVAVAASPRGTAHALVNVDPIRTTFFLGCQDSIVNYSSSGTDFNVWKDL from the exons ATGGCGAATCCGAGGAGGAGCTCATACTCAGCTCCCCAAGCGACCATCAGCTTAGAAAGCGCAATGCCCTCATCGACCTTTGCTCAGAGGAACAGCCTGTTTTCATCGTCCTCCGTGATCCATTTCCTGAAGAAGCCCCACGCCATCCCCTTCCTCCTCTCCGTGTTCCTCCTCCTCACTTGGATCTCTCTCAGGCTCCAGAGCTCCTCCTCCCGCTTCTCCTCGCCCCCGCACCTCCGGGACAGCGCCATCAAGTGGTCCAGGGAAGACGATTCCAAGGCTAATCTTGTCCGTTTCCCTGCTTCCAAGCTTGTCAAGGACAAGCGCGGGTGGCTCGTCAACCCTGTGTCTCTTGCCCTGGATTCCGGCATTGCAG GTGGAGCTGTGAGTTGTGCGTCGGTTCATGTTGGCGAAATTCGACCTGGTGGGGTCAGGGCAAACCACAGGCATCATACTTGTAATGAGACCTTTGTCATCTGGGGAGCTAAAACAAAGTTCAGA CTAGAGAAAGGTGATGTGGTGGATAAAGCTTATGCTGAAGTAGTGGTTGGGGCTGACGAGGTTGCGGTCGCAGCAAGCCCACGAGGTACAGCCCATGCTTTGGTCAATGTGGATCCAATACGGACCACATTCTTCCTTGGGTGCCAAGACAGCATTGTGAACTACTCCAGCTCTGGAACTGACTTTAATGTATGGAAAGATTTGTAA
- the LOC116195233 gene encoding protein ZINC INDUCED FACILITATOR-LIKE 1-like isoform X1, whose translation MADDSIAEGLLKEEKFGYHESCPGCRIELLKETNRGVPYKLFFYVWIIVLCAALPISSLFPFLYFMIKDFRIAKREEDIGFYAGYVGSAFMFGRALTSVPWGMVADKYGRKPVILVGLIAVVLFNTLFGLSTNFWMAIATRFLLGSLCGILGPMRAYASEVCRKEYQALAMSIISTSWGIGLVIGPAVGGFLAQPAEKFPHIFSKESIFGRFPYLLPCLLISIFALCVLAVACWLPETIHNHGENSEEVYKSYETLEESRNESNATEESEKPAKQSLLRNWPLMSSIIVYCVFQLHDMAYAEIFSLWAISPRKFGGLSYTTADVGEVLAVSGLGLLLFQLFMYPPVERTFGSVTISRVGAVLSILLLTSYPFIAKLTGIGLALLINFASISKNVLSVSITTGLFLLQNRAVTQERRGAANGISLAAMSLFKAVGPATGGSLFSWAEKRRHASFLPGGHMVFFVLNLIELLGLLLTFKPFLALPNDN comes from the exons ATGGCGGACGACAGCATCGCAGAAGGGTTGCTGAAGGAGGAGAAGTTCGGGTACCATGAGAGCTGCCCTGGCTGTAGGATCGAGCTCCTCAAGGAGACCAATCGTGGGGTCCCCTACAAGCTCTTCTTCTACGTCTGGATCATCGTCCTCTGCGCAG CTTTACCCATATCGTCTCTGTTCCCTTTCCTCTATTTCATG ATTAAGGACTTCCGCATTGCCAAGAGAGAGGAAGATATCGGGTTTTATGCGGGTTATGTCG GTTCCGCTTTCATGTTCGGGAGGGCTTTGACTTCTGTTCCCTGGGGAATGGTAGCTGATAAGTACGGCCGGAAACCCGTCATATTGGTCGGATTAATTGCTGT TGTCCTCTTCAACACGCTTTTCGGCTTAAGCACAAATTTTTGGATGGCCATCGCCACGAGATTTCTCTTGGGAAGTCTGTGTGGTATTCTGGGCCCAATGAGG GCATATGCTTCAGAAGTCTGCCGAAAGGAATATCAAGCTTTGGCTATGTCAATT ATCAGCACATCGTGGGGCATCGGGTTGGTCATCGGTCCCGCAGTTGGAGGTTTCCTCGCACAG CCTGCTGAGAAGTTCCCGCATATCTTTTCGAAAGAGTCCATCTTCGGGAG GTTTCCTTATCTTCTACCGTGTCTCTTGATATCAATTTTTGCGTTATGTGTACTAGCCGTTGCCTGTTGGCTTCCG GAAACAATTCACAATCACGGTGAAAACAGTGAAGAAGTTTATAAATCATATGAGACACTAGAGGAAAGCAGGAATGAATCTAATGCGACTGAAGAATCAGAAAAGCCGGCGAAACAAAGTCTTCTCAGAAATTGGCCATTAATGTCATCTATCATCGTCTACTGTGTATTCCAGCTTCATGACATGGCATATGCAGAG ATATTCTCACTGTGGGCTATAAGTCCTCGTAAATTTGGGGGACTGAGTTATACAACTGCGGACGTTGGTGAGGTTCTCGCAGTTTCAG GTCTCGGCCTTCTATTATTTCAGCTGTTTATGTACCCCCCAGTGGAGAGGACTTTTGGGTCAGTTACGATTTCCCGCGTTGGCGCA GTATTGAGCATTTTGCTGCTGACAAGTTATCCTTTTATAGCTAAGCTGACTGGTATCGGCCTTGCTCTCTTGATTAACtttgcatcaatttcaaaGAATGTACTCTCT GTGTCCATTACTACAGGACTGTTCCTTCTCCAAAACCGAGCTGTG ACCCAAGAGCGGCGAGGAGCCGCTAATGGCATTTCTTTGGCTGCCATGTCCCTGTTCAAAGCTGTTGGCCCAGCTACTGGAGGTTCACT ATTTTCTTGGGCAGAGAAGCGCCGGCATGCCTCATTTTTGCCAG GTGGTCACATGGTTTTCTTTGTACTAAACCTGATTGAGCTGCTCGGACTGCTGCTCACCTTCAAACCTTTTCTTGCTCTGCCCAACGATAATTGA
- the LOC116195233 gene encoding protein ZINC INDUCED FACILITATOR-LIKE 1-like isoform X2 codes for MADDSIAEGLLKEEKFGYHESCPGCRIELLKETNRGVPYKLFFYVWIIVLCAALPISSLFPFLYFMIKDFRIAKREEDIGFYAGYVGSAFMFGRALTSVPWGMVADKYGRKPVILVGLIAVVLFNTLFGLSTNFWMAIATRFLLGSLCGILGPMRAYASEVCRKEYQALAMSIISTSWGIGLVIGPAVGGFLAQPAEKFPHIFSKESIFGRFPYLLPCLLISIFALCVLAVACWLPETIHNHGENSEEVYKSYETLEESRNESNATEESEKPAKQSLLRNWPLMSSIIVYCVFQLHDMAYAEIFSLWAISPRKFGGLSYTTADVGEVLAVSGLGLLLFQLFMYPPVERTFGSVTISRVGAVLSILLLTSYPFIAKLTGIGLALLINFASISKNVLSVSITTGLFLLQNRAVTQERRGAANGISLAAMSLFKAVGPATGGSLMKSDRMRDVTVMSAFFLHHFIADFLGQRSAGMPHFCQVVTWFSLY; via the exons ATGGCGGACGACAGCATCGCAGAAGGGTTGCTGAAGGAGGAGAAGTTCGGGTACCATGAGAGCTGCCCTGGCTGTAGGATCGAGCTCCTCAAGGAGACCAATCGTGGGGTCCCCTACAAGCTCTTCTTCTACGTCTGGATCATCGTCCTCTGCGCAG CTTTACCCATATCGTCTCTGTTCCCTTTCCTCTATTTCATG ATTAAGGACTTCCGCATTGCCAAGAGAGAGGAAGATATCGGGTTTTATGCGGGTTATGTCG GTTCCGCTTTCATGTTCGGGAGGGCTTTGACTTCTGTTCCCTGGGGAATGGTAGCTGATAAGTACGGCCGGAAACCCGTCATATTGGTCGGATTAATTGCTGT TGTCCTCTTCAACACGCTTTTCGGCTTAAGCACAAATTTTTGGATGGCCATCGCCACGAGATTTCTCTTGGGAAGTCTGTGTGGTATTCTGGGCCCAATGAGG GCATATGCTTCAGAAGTCTGCCGAAAGGAATATCAAGCTTTGGCTATGTCAATT ATCAGCACATCGTGGGGCATCGGGTTGGTCATCGGTCCCGCAGTTGGAGGTTTCCTCGCACAG CCTGCTGAGAAGTTCCCGCATATCTTTTCGAAAGAGTCCATCTTCGGGAG GTTTCCTTATCTTCTACCGTGTCTCTTGATATCAATTTTTGCGTTATGTGTACTAGCCGTTGCCTGTTGGCTTCCG GAAACAATTCACAATCACGGTGAAAACAGTGAAGAAGTTTATAAATCATATGAGACACTAGAGGAAAGCAGGAATGAATCTAATGCGACTGAAGAATCAGAAAAGCCGGCGAAACAAAGTCTTCTCAGAAATTGGCCATTAATGTCATCTATCATCGTCTACTGTGTATTCCAGCTTCATGACATGGCATATGCAGAG ATATTCTCACTGTGGGCTATAAGTCCTCGTAAATTTGGGGGACTGAGTTATACAACTGCGGACGTTGGTGAGGTTCTCGCAGTTTCAG GTCTCGGCCTTCTATTATTTCAGCTGTTTATGTACCCCCCAGTGGAGAGGACTTTTGGGTCAGTTACGATTTCCCGCGTTGGCGCA GTATTGAGCATTTTGCTGCTGACAAGTTATCCTTTTATAGCTAAGCTGACTGGTATCGGCCTTGCTCTCTTGATTAACtttgcatcaatttcaaaGAATGTACTCTCT GTGTCCATTACTACAGGACTGTTCCTTCTCCAAAACCGAGCTGTG ACCCAAGAGCGGCGAGGAGCCGCTAATGGCATTTCTTTGGCTGCCATGTCCCTGTTCAAAGCTGTTGGCCCAGCTACTGGAGGTTCACT AATGAAGTCTGATAGAATGCGAGACGTTACTGTTATGAGCGCTTTTTTTCTGCATCACTTTATTGCAGATTTTCTTGGGCAGAGAAGCGCCGGCATGCCTCATTTTTGCCAG GTGGTCACATGGTTTTCTTTGTACTAA
- the LOC116195234 gene encoding myb family transcription factor PHL7-like, translating into MYHANNVASTSLGPHKAQGPQLASFEALAGSAAKNTSSASGNGKQRLRWTSDLHDRFVDAITQLGGPDRATPKGVLRVMGVPDLTIYHVKSHLQKYRLANYLPDFPLDGASDDKKTSKDSSSGSDSFSGLQINEALRLQMEVQKRLHEQLEVQRQLQMRIEAQGTYLQKIIEEQQKLGGALETSEKSSSAQTGQKQKPDSTAEASVGPSTQKKKQKLEDLPRVTECSTHSSDLAKN; encoded by the exons ATGTATCATGCTAATAATGTCGCTAGCACTAGCTTGGGGCCACACAAAGCTCAAGGCCCTCAACTAGCAAGTTTCGAGGCTTTGGCTGGATCTGCAGCGAAAAACACGTCTTCTGCGAGTGGGAATGGGAAGCAACGGTTGCGCTGGACCTCGGATCTTCATGACCGCTTCGTAGATGCGATTACTCAGCTCGGCGGACCTGACA GGGCAACGCCTAAGGGGGTTCTTAGAGTGATGGGTGTCCCTGATCTTACGATATATCATGTGAAAAGCCACTTACAG AAGTACCGTTTAGCAAACTATCTGCCTGACTTTCCACTAGATG GTGCAAGTGATGACAAGAAAACTTCCAAGGACAGTTCCTCAGGCAGTGACTCTTTTTC GGGATTGCAAATTAATGAGGCATTGCGGTTGCAGATGGAGGTTCAGAAGCGACTTCACGAACAGCTCGAG GTTCAACGGCAGTTACAGATGAGAATAGAAGCTCAGGGCACGTACTTGCAGAAGATCATCGAGGAACAGCAGAAACTCGGTGGGGCCCTTGAAACATCAGAGAAATCATCATCGGCCCAGACGGGGCAAAAGCAAAAGCCAGATTCAACTGCTGAAGCCTCTGTTGGCCCCTCAACtcagaagaagaaacagaaaCTGGAGGATCTGCCAAGAGTAACTGAATGCTCTACCCATTCTTCTGATTTGGCCAAGAACTAA